One genomic window of Mercenaria mercenaria strain notata chromosome 2, MADL_Memer_1, whole genome shotgun sequence includes the following:
- the LOC123564596 gene encoding uncharacterized protein LOC123564596 isoform X2, with translation MSEYSYITPMCDCHQDEVALVLCRHHKELLCLSCVLGREKSPACSIIEIRKVSEEDDILMLECLVAKQMTVMKKRLIDNHEGKTETVKTNLEEQVIEMHNKLTKRLDEMKDNCLKSIETQANAVIKTNENNKQRLVIIETKVNEYLDKLSASSPDDIVSIRPNLIKLKTELVQNIPYKESVPEGLFKPNSFFGDFILQEDTSLGRVVLTDTEHYDMIDALPENKVEMRSQETLPIQHLNKSEVRSKEEDKESVVTRQKLSAAVYTSSDEIVYGIKNETRVPAQSGENTGESTQADKKSSEEKSGRIFGGLRRWFLSDIKRSDKSDGKEPERGTNNLKTGSLCVNKSRSTEHVYDVKTFAPSSYVHPKYLINKTVVLSKLEQQFSSACKFSKLVYLGDGFIGLLSKAHNSFVMADLFGNVYKTKTMIGGLEGAVATGKTEVALLVENGHQICKFDVSFVGFSTTDYFVVHEEIPNITGFDFDESSSQFAISSPNKLVILDKSGRKMKTVQYSSVQAPLTQMTTAYDFKRDCLYIMNMQKKTLKCFSFKTSDTLWRCKYEGRSFIPRNMCLYKDTICIACRDEIALLLADDGSLAAKHDTKRLLCDCLGVYVIDDVIVFTSNSDDFKESTKLAYVSI, from the coding sequence ATGTCAGAATATAGTTACATCACACCTATGTGTGACTGTCATCAGGATGAAGTTGCACTGGTACTCTGCCGCCACCATAAGGAATTGCTCTGCCTAAGCTGTGTATTAGGAAGAGAGAAATCACCAGCATGTTCGATCATTGAAATCCGAAAAGTTTCCGAAGAGGACGATATTCTGATGTTAGAATGTTTAGTTGCTAAACAAATGACAGTAATGAAGAAACGGTTAATAGACAATCACGAAGGGAAAACAGAAACTGTAAAGACTAATTTGGAAGAACAAGTAATAGAGATGCATAATAAACTAACAAAGCGACTCGACGAAATGAAAGATAATTGTCTTAAATCAATCGAAACACAAGCTAACGCAGTCATAAAAACAAACGAGAATAACAAGCAACGACTAGTTATAATCGAAACAAAAGTTAATGAATACCTCGACAAACTGTCGGCTAGCTCACCAGACGACATCGTTAGTATTCGACCTAACTTAATAAAGCTGAAAACAGAATTAGTGCAGAATATTCCATATAAAGAATCCGTGCCTGAAGGTCTATTTAAACCAAATAGTTTCTTTGGCGATTTCATTTTACAAGAAGATACTTCTCTTGGACGCGTGGTTTTGACTGATACCGAACATTATGATATGATTGATGCTTTGCCTGAAAATAAAGTTGAGATGCGATCACAAGAGACACTGCCTATCCAACATTTAAACAAAAGTGAAGTTAGATCGAAAGAAGAGGACAAAGAATCTGTCGTTACACGTCAAAAACTTTCAGCGGCGGTGTATACATCATCAGATGAAATAGTATATGGTATTAAAAACGAAACTCGAGTTCCTGCTCAAAGCGGCGAAAATACTGGTGAAAGTACGCAAGCCGACAAAAAATCATCGGAAGAAAAGTCGGGCAGAATATTTGGAGGACTACGTAGATGGTTTTTGTCGGATATAAAGAGATCAGATAAATCAGACGGAAAGGAACCTGAGAGAGGTACTAACAACTTGAAGACGGGTAGTCTATGTGTAAATAAATCCAGAAGCACTGAACATGTATATGATGTTAAAACGTTTGCTCCGTCAAGTTACGTGCATCCTAAATATCTGATAAACAAAACAGTAGTGCTATCAAAACTCGAACAGCAGTTCAGCTCTGCATGTAAGTTTTCCAAACTTGTTTATCTTGGAGATGGATTCATAGGGTTGCTGTCGAAAGCTCATAATTCTTTTGTGATGGCAGATTTATTCGGAAACGTTTACAAAACGAAAACAATGATAGGTGGATTGGAAGGTGCTGTTGCTACAGGAAAAACTGAGGTTGCTCTTCTCGTTGAAAATGGACATCAGATTTGTAAGTTTGATGTAAGCTTTGTCGGATTTTCAACGACGGATTACTTCGTGGTACATGAAGAAATCCCAAATATAACTGGATTCGATTTCGATGAATCGTCGTCGCAATTTGCCATAAGCTCACCAAATAAACTAGTCATTCTTGACAAAAGTGGAAGAAAGATGAAGACAGTACAGTATAGCTCCGTCCAGGCGCCTTTGACTCAAATGACAACAGCGTATGATTTCAAAAGAGATTGCCTTTACATAatgaacatgcaaaaaaaaactttaaaatgcttCTCTTTTAAAACGTCGGATACACTTTGGAGATGTAAATATGAAGGCAGGTCGTTCATTCCGAGGAACATGTGTCTGTACAAAGACACGATTTGCATTGCGTGTAGGGATGAGATCGCCCTCTTGTTAGCTGATGACGGTTCACTGGCTGCAAAACATGACACTAAAAGGCTTTTGTGTGATTGTCTCGGAGTGTACGTTATTGATGACGTAATTGTGTTTACATCAAATTCAGATGACTTTAAGGAATCAACAAAACTCGCATATGTCAGCATTTGA
- the LOC123564596 gene encoding uncharacterized protein LOC123564596 isoform X1, with amino-acid sequence MFEYIESTACKQSLVGDRKRLRKETIMSEYSYITPMCDCHQDEVALVLCRHHKELLCLSCVLGREKSPACSIIEIRKVSEEDDILMLECLVAKQMTVMKKRLIDNHEGKTETVKTNLEEQVIEMHNKLTKRLDEMKDNCLKSIETQANAVIKTNENNKQRLVIIETKVNEYLDKLSASSPDDIVSIRPNLIKLKTELVQNIPYKESVPEGLFKPNSFFGDFILQEDTSLGRVVLTDTEHYDMIDALPENKVEMRSQETLPIQHLNKSEVRSKEEDKESVVTRQKLSAAVYTSSDEIVYGIKNETRVPAQSGENTGESTQADKKSSEEKSGRIFGGLRRWFLSDIKRSDKSDGKEPERGTNNLKTGSLCVNKSRSTEHVYDVKTFAPSSYVHPKYLINKTVVLSKLEQQFSSACKFSKLVYLGDGFIGLLSKAHNSFVMADLFGNVYKTKTMIGGLEGAVATGKTEVALLVENGHQICKFDVSFVGFSTTDYFVVHEEIPNITGFDFDESSSQFAISSPNKLVILDKSGRKMKTVQYSSVQAPLTQMTTAYDFKRDCLYIMNMQKKTLKCFSFKTSDTLWRCKYEGRSFIPRNMCLYKDTICIACRDEIALLLADDGSLAAKHDTKRLLCDCLGVYVIDDVIVFTSNSDDFKESTKLAYVSI; translated from the exons ATGTTTGAATACATAGAATCCACTGCTTGTAAACAAAGTTTGGTTGGAGATCGAAAG agattgaGAAAAGAAACAATTATGTCAGAATATAGTTACATCACACCTATGTGTGACTGTCATCAGGATGAAGTTGCACTGGTACTCTGCCGCCACCATAAGGAATTGCTCTGCCTAAGCTGTGTATTAGGAAGAGAGAAATCACCAGCATGTTCGATCATTGAAATCCGAAAAGTTTCCGAAGAGGACGATATTCTGATGTTAGAATGTTTAGTTGCTAAACAAATGACAGTAATGAAGAAACGGTTAATAGACAATCACGAAGGGAAAACAGAAACTGTAAAGACTAATTTGGAAGAACAAGTAATAGAGATGCATAATAAACTAACAAAGCGACTCGACGAAATGAAAGATAATTGTCTTAAATCAATCGAAACACAAGCTAACGCAGTCATAAAAACAAACGAGAATAACAAGCAACGACTAGTTATAATCGAAACAAAAGTTAATGAATACCTCGACAAACTGTCGGCTAGCTCACCAGACGACATCGTTAGTATTCGACCTAACTTAATAAAGCTGAAAACAGAATTAGTGCAGAATATTCCATATAAAGAATCCGTGCCTGAAGGTCTATTTAAACCAAATAGTTTCTTTGGCGATTTCATTTTACAAGAAGATACTTCTCTTGGACGCGTGGTTTTGACTGATACCGAACATTATGATATGATTGATGCTTTGCCTGAAAATAAAGTTGAGATGCGATCACAAGAGACACTGCCTATCCAACATTTAAACAAAAGTGAAGTTAGATCGAAAGAAGAGGACAAAGAATCTGTCGTTACACGTCAAAAACTTTCAGCGGCGGTGTATACATCATCAGATGAAATAGTATATGGTATTAAAAACGAAACTCGAGTTCCTGCTCAAAGCGGCGAAAATACTGGTGAAAGTACGCAAGCCGACAAAAAATCATCGGAAGAAAAGTCGGGCAGAATATTTGGAGGACTACGTAGATGGTTTTTGTCGGATATAAAGAGATCAGATAAATCAGACGGAAAGGAACCTGAGAGAGGTACTAACAACTTGAAGACGGGTAGTCTATGTGTAAATAAATCCAGAAGCACTGAACATGTATATGATGTTAAAACGTTTGCTCCGTCAAGTTACGTGCATCCTAAATATCTGATAAACAAAACAGTAGTGCTATCAAAACTCGAACAGCAGTTCAGCTCTGCATGTAAGTTTTCCAAACTTGTTTATCTTGGAGATGGATTCATAGGGTTGCTGTCGAAAGCTCATAATTCTTTTGTGATGGCAGATTTATTCGGAAACGTTTACAAAACGAAAACAATGATAGGTGGATTGGAAGGTGCTGTTGCTACAGGAAAAACTGAGGTTGCTCTTCTCGTTGAAAATGGACATCAGATTTGTAAGTTTGATGTAAGCTTTGTCGGATTTTCAACGACGGATTACTTCGTGGTACATGAAGAAATCCCAAATATAACTGGATTCGATTTCGATGAATCGTCGTCGCAATTTGCCATAAGCTCACCAAATAAACTAGTCATTCTTGACAAAAGTGGAAGAAAGATGAAGACAGTACAGTATAGCTCCGTCCAGGCGCCTTTGACTCAAATGACAACAGCGTATGATTTCAAAAGAGATTGCCTTTACATAatgaacatgcaaaaaaaaactttaaaatgcttCTCTTTTAAAACGTCGGATACACTTTGGAGATGTAAATATGAAGGCAGGTCGTTCATTCCGAGGAACATGTGTCTGTACAAAGACACGATTTGCATTGCGTGTAGGGATGAGATCGCCCTCTTGTTAGCTGATGACGGTTCACTGGCTGCAAAACATGACACTAAAAGGCTTTTGTGTGATTGTCTCGGAGTGTACGTTATTGATGACGTAATTGTGTTTACATCAAATTCAGATGACTTTAAGGAATCAACAAAACTCGCATATGTCAGCATTTGA